In Longimicrobium sp., the following are encoded in one genomic region:
- a CDS encoding purine-nucleoside phosphorylase, with product MAELRERIAEAVAAIRARSTLKPDAGIILGTGLGGLADRIEVETEIPYAEIPHFPLSTVESHTGRLLLGTLGGRPVVAMQGRFHRYEGYTLQQVTFPVRVMRALGAGTLIVSNACGGMNPFWSPGDLVLIADHINLLGDNPLIGPNDDSLGPRFPDMSQVYDRGLQALAREVAMERRIPLRSGVYVAVPGPNLETRAEYRMLRTMGADVVGMSTVPEVIVAIHGGMRVMGVSIITDACLPDALEVADIERIIATARAAEPGLTALVEGVVARM from the coding sequence AGCCCGACGCGGGCATCATCCTGGGGACGGGGCTCGGCGGGCTCGCGGACCGCATCGAGGTGGAGACGGAGATCCCCTACGCGGAGATCCCGCACTTCCCGCTCTCGACCGTGGAGTCGCACACGGGGCGGCTCCTGCTGGGGACGCTCGGCGGCCGGCCCGTGGTGGCGATGCAGGGCCGCTTCCACCGCTACGAGGGCTACACCCTCCAGCAGGTGACCTTCCCCGTGCGCGTGATGCGGGCGCTCGGCGCGGGGACGCTGATCGTCTCCAACGCGTGCGGGGGGATGAACCCCTTCTGGAGCCCCGGCGACCTGGTCCTGATCGCCGACCACATCAACCTGCTGGGCGACAACCCGCTGATCGGCCCCAACGACGACTCGCTTGGTCCCCGCTTCCCGGACATGTCGCAGGTGTACGACCGCGGGCTGCAGGCTCTGGCGCGCGAGGTGGCAATGGAGCGGCGCATTCCGCTGCGGAGCGGGGTGTACGTGGCCGTTCCCGGGCCCAACCTGGAAACGCGCGCCGAGTACCGCATGCTCCGCACGATGGGCGCGGACGTGGTGGGGATGTCCACCGTCCCCGAGGTCATCGTCGCGATCCACGGGGGGATGCGGGTGATGGGCGTGTCCATCATCACCGACGCCTGCCTGCCGGACGCGCTGGAGGTGGCGGACATCGAGCGGATCATCGCCACCGCGCGCGCCGCGGAGCCGGGGCTGACGGCGCTGGTGGAGGGTGTGGTGGCGCGGATGTGA